Part of the Plasmodium vinckei vinckei genome assembly, chromosome: PVVCY_13 genome, ttttttcttttctctTGAGTAATGTTTCTCGatacataaattttttatgattaatgttgtaaaaattacaaTTTCCAAAATTATTCTTAATATGATTTGTCTCATCTTTAGTAGAGttagatttatttttctttgatACTTGTAGTATACTTTCATggattattttgtttaacatattttcattttccatTACTTCATagtctaatttttttaaaatatttcctGCTTCATCACCATTgttgtcattttttttgaaattttttttaattatataatttacaaCCTTACTATGTGCATTATTTAGTCGTTGTTCGAATGGATAATCATAATATCTATATAACTTAAATTTGTCCATAATTTTTCccttttctttatttataaaaaattgttttttattttttgaaatttcTAAGAGTGTGtctaaaatataattatccGGATTTAATAATCTATTCtctgttttaattttttcttttattatatttataaatgtttttttcgaAATAATTAACATTCTAccttcctttttttttgtatttaataaatgtgtatcattaaaatttaatagcAAAGAtacatcattttcatttgctatcctttttaatttatctatattatattttaaattatttttgttcatCCCCTCTTTGCTACTTccaatattttcatcatctaAAAGTTTAAGTGCTTCTAAATTATAAgcctttaattttaaatgtggtaaaatatattttttaaatttattttttcctttttttgttaGCCCATTATAAATACTATCATTAAACAGATCAATAAAATTCTCAGACTTgatatcaaaaatattccaAAGCTTTTCAACAACACATAATGCAGCATGTTCGTTACTCATTTGTATATCATTCTTACTAATCGATTTCtgatcattttttaattttgttttattaaaattcaTTTCTCTAGctacatattatttacctATTTTACATTCCCTTGGCGGTATAAGCAATTAGTAGAACATACTTTACCCATATAAGACAGTACTAAATGAAAATccttattatatttcactgtatttttaataaataatttaaaatactTCAAATGTTTAACATATtcttcaaataaaaaatgtgtgtaATTAGTCTGACATAAATATACTATAtcaatatgtttttatattgaaaatgtaaatatatacacatttttattttttcaaaaatgtGTTAAAAGAAAACAGTTCTACAAAATAGTTCCAAtaaacttttaaaaaaaaaattatttgtctTGTCCTAAAATAATGCAACTCTTTTTAATATGCACAAAGATGGAAAGAAAATGAGCAAACTAATATTATGTATTGAGCATAGCTATATGCTCATTTTCTTTCCGTCTTTGCacatatttctatatttatttacattttaaaaaattgtaaaactGTAGGATAAATaagagaaataaaataacaataatatagacCTTACCATATAagaaacatataatatatcaaggaaaacaaaatgcgtaaaaatatgttttaattagttaaagagaaaaatataaaataaaaaaattcaatcTTTCTCTTTTCAATCAAGCCTCTCATAAACCTAAAAACATGTTACTAATAAAAccccatttttttataaaactaaaatatattgcaCAAATATGCACACAGCCTCTTTAAAGAAGTAAAGTACATTCCTCATACCAATCCAATAGTGGAAaaacttttataaaaatagtgaaaCTACATACCCATTGAACAGATATATGTAGATACACACAACAAAGTTGTGAAACCCTTAAACCAACCTCCTATTAACATTATCAGCATTTAACAACATTGTTAATATCATTGAAAATAGAGCATTCTCGaagttataaaataagttaAAACGCAAATTCGATGTaaatgcaaatatatatatgtacaaacATAAGAGAAGGACATGCAAATGTTTGCAAATACAAAATGtgttatattaataatctACACACATACATAAATTGCttactatatattaaaaatagtgtcgaatataaaaaagcaaactattaatttaactaattataaaactattaatttaactaattataaaactactaattttcaaattatagtgtataactatatttactttaaaattgaaaaagtatatatttcactattttttcataacatacatatgtataagaaaaaaagtagTGCTTAGCTATAATACTTAGATAGAatgatttaatataaattcagATAAAAGTCTAACACCAAAACCTTTTGGTTTTCTATCTTTGAAATTCCAAGCAACTCCAGCAATATCTAAATGTGCCCATGATGttgattttataaattcttTCAAGAATAAAGATGCAGAAATAGAAGATGCTTTACCACATGAAgccaaattatttatatctgcaatttttgaatttaaAGCTTCTCTATATTCTTTAATAATTGGTAACCACCATACTGGTTCATTAGAACTTTTTGATGAtgctaatattttattaattaactTATCATCGTTTCCAAAAACACCAGCACAGCTTGTACCTAATGAATATAACATAGCACCTGTTAATGTAGCTATATCAACAATATGATCAACACCAATATTTTCAGCATATATTAATGCATCTGCTAATGTTAATCTTCCTTCTGCATCTGTGTTTCCTACTTCAATAGTTTTTCCATTAGATGCAGTTATAATATCACCAGGTCGATAAGCATTTTGAGAAACCATATTTTCACATACTGCACTTAAAAAGTGaatttcaatattttccGGTTTTATAGTTCCAATACAATAAGCACAACCTAAAACAGCTGCACAACCACTCATATCAAATTTCATTAAATCAATCATAGATCCTGGAGCAgcttttaaattatatccTCCTGAATCAAATGTAATACCTTTACCAACTAATGCAATCttctttttaatatcaCCTTTTCCTTTATAAgttaaatgaataaatcGATGAGGGTACATACTACCTTTTCCTACTGATAAATATGATcccatttttaattcttcaaGTTCTTTTACTCCTAAAATTTTGCATTGTAAGTTTACTTTTTCTGCTAATTCAACAGCTACATTTGCTAAAGAGACAGGATTGCAATAATTTGATGGAGCTGCAATAAGTTGGCATGCAAAGTATGTAcccataaaatatgttcGGGCTTTCTCAActtctttattataattattgttataattttttaaaaatatttgtaaatttttcatatttccTGAATTTGAAGAATTCTTGTTATCACTCTTATCGCTAGATTTGAATCTTTCATCAACTACATATTCACAAAAAACTGTTTCTAAAAAGAATCTAAATAAAGATTCATTCATATCtatttcaaatataatagaTGCAGATGCAGGCTTATTATCATGTACTACTCGAACTAAACTTGATACTATTTTTCGAATTTCATATTCAGTCATTTCTTCATCAACTCCTCCACATCtaataaaagataaatttacatatttattcttttcattagatatataaaaactttTATGTGTTCCTATTTTtccattaaaaatatcattattatttgatagaaattcatttattttactatCCTTAATTTGAGAACTAATTTTTAAACttccattttctttttcagaTGCAGAATtaactaaaaataatactaatCCCTCATCAAAACTACAACTATCTTTTCCAGAATCTTTTaattcaatttttatatcatcaaCTGGGGTTGTGTAGTTTACAGGTAAAACTGCTGGATCAAGGCTAACTACTTGGGGAACTTTAGATGCCATCTTTTCAAATTTagtaaaagaaatattagaattttctttattattagtgctataatatttttttattatttttggaAAAACCAAAGAATGAGTTTTATCTTTGTGAAATTTCTGATAGTGATAAGTAGTAAATGATGGAAATTCACAACAGTCACTattgtaattatttttattttttatattattagatataaaaaaaggaaaaaaattatattttttactagcttttaaactataaaaataataacgtttaataatatttttattaattttatcttcaaaaattttatcaaCAGAATTTATATTCAACCGTGTTAGATACATTGAAATGGTATGCACAAATTGGAAATACGCAACCTCGCAATAATTtactattaattttaaaattaatttttatccCTTATTTTAagtgatatattttaccGCTTATTTTAagtgatatatttttaccgcttatttattttacggGTTATTTTTGCCTTGTGTATACGCCTTTAAAAACAACGTAAATATGTAGGAAATTGGCAATTACGgggaaaatgaaaaaaaacaagggagtgttatatattagcacatatatatgttggatagtttattattttaggGGGTTCCACaattttacataaattaCGTATGCAATACGAAACaattattatgtaaaataaattaatctAACGGATACTAGGGGAAAAgagtatttattttatttgccttttgaaattttgccaatttaaataattatatttccatATGTGCCATCGATAAAATAAGCAAAGCCACTTCATATGTTGGTGCCCATCCccaatataattatttacccataaaaataactatACATAATAGTGCGCttaaatatgcatacacTATTATTAAAGGATTaatactatatattttttcccctttatttttaagggCGTATGAAATTAAGCGATAAAAATTGCCCacattaattatatataaaattatatatataatactatatttttttactatatataacgcacataaatataatattataagccgtaaaaaattagtaaTAGTAATGCgcactaaaaaaaaaaaaaaaaattagtcCCTATATAATAGGTATAATCTAGGTggcattatttaattaatttttttttaagttgtTTTAATCTAAACAATCTATCCATAATTTTTActgagaaaaaaataaaattcgaaaaaaaaaaaaaaatcgaaaaaaaattaaaaaataataaaatataaaaattacataaataatgtacTTTTTATTAAGCACACCACCCccttatttattaatccTGGTGTAGAgtgttttataaaaataatttcatttttcttgtacaaaattaaaaaaatataaagtaaaaattataaaaattaaaagtatatatgtattaattGCATATAGGAATACTCATTGTTTATTACAATGAGCAAGAGTGAACAGATCAAACATTTGAAGCAGTTGAAACAATTGACAACTAAACATGttgttaaataatatttcatagAACATATCCTAGTTtatgtaattattttttataaacttgtttttaattttttttttatttttttattttttttatgaattgtgtgtatttttttttatttttgtaatcacatttataatattttttttttactgtttacattttttatttgaaaatatttgacCGACATATGTACATGTTAGCTAAAGGATAGacattaataatttgatttttataaaaatataaaatacaattttcataccatcatatatatatgcatatatttataaatttcatTCCCTTTCATAAAATCAACAtcattatacatatttacaCACAATTATGTGCccacaaatatatacacatgctttgaaaaaaaaaaaaaaaaattatgcttaggaaaattttcatatatatactttttaatCTTTAATAATGATTTCATTGCTCTTATTAACTATGATTagtatttgtttttaatttagttatttgtttttagtTTGTTTTAGTTATTTTGGgctttgttttatttaatattttaaaactgCTTTTTTAACAcaacataattttatatgattgtatttatgtaaattaatttttttttttatgcctATATACGTTTgccatatttatataagcCCTGTCtttgtattttattgtttatacaaatatgtgtctgcttattttttatcatatatatataccatttttttgtttgaattaatgttaatttgttttattataagaatttttttaaatttgttgttaatataaataattcataaGAATactgaaaatgaaaaatatatacaaatttataaatgaattttttttttaatattgttGTTGTTTGtacttttgttttttttatgttagcTATTTGTAATGATATAGCAtaattacatataaataatgtattaaaatgaaagcattattattttgttttatatttatttgggCTTATATAATCTTTGtcacatatattaattgcacacattatattaattttaacaatttattatcatttaatatacaaaaaaataataactatGCTCAATGTTTCcgaaatgaatatatagaagaatataattattttaaaaaaaaaaattctataTCTTTCAAAATacaacatataaataattgtgGGACTTGtgacaaaataaatcaattgATGCCCCCTAAAAATGtttcaataaataatgataaaaaaaatataaaatacaactacaaaaataataaatgttatttaatatgttaTGATACCTTTcataattcaaataaaaatgaaaaattaataaaaaaattcacaaaaaataatctttgtaataattacataataaatttaaatgaaaaaaataacgaccaaatatataaatatgatacaCAAGAAATTGAaagcatattatattttctgaAAATTTACACACAAATTATTAATcatgatataataaagatagtgaggaatgtttattttttcaaccTTCCAATTTTGGATCTAAGAAATTTGAAAAACCATAAAATCGAAGAAATCTTTATCAATAGTCAAGCAGAAAATGTAATTGAAATAGACAGAGACAATCGAAATTTATCCTACATTCccattaatgaaaatgttcAAAGTTATTACAATTATTCAACCcccataaaaaataatatcgtTGATTTGAAAAATGTCTATGCTCATGACTTTAAAAGATTTACCTATTTTAACAAAATCCATAAAGTTTTGGATATAGACCATAGCAAACATagaaaaaagataaaaaaacattacaACATGCAGAATAATGACtctatatgtttatattcaCAATCTAATGAACATGAGCACGAAAAATCTttctttaataataatgccAATCCTTTTtgctattttaaaaatatgggcttaaatatatgtacacTTGGAAATGACAACAATTCATTAAAAACCGAAATTGTAATATTAGGCAAACAAGTTAATACACTAGAagttgtaataaaaaaaacgaagAAAATGGACATggataattatttaaaatctaataataaaagtaatgaaaataatttatccACCAATATAGCTTACAATTATGAAGATGAAgtcgaaaaaaatatgaacattgtaagaaaaaaaaaatatttaagcTCTGATGACACAAAAAATTCTGAACAAGTCAGCCACAAAATCTATAAAAATTCTGAACAAGTCAGCCACAAAACGTATAAAAATTCTGAAcacaataatatttaccAATTTAGcgcatttaataatttatggtACGATGTCAATAaatacttatatataatgtacGCAATATTTGTACACAATATTAACaattacatttttcaaCTAATTGATATGGTTAAACAATATGGATTTTatactaataatataaaatatgagcACACACAAAACATTACATCATATAGTTACAAGCCAGATGAAATtgataaacattttttgtctaacattttatttacaattttgAAAGATATTGagtttgtaaatttttttaatacgcCAGAAAAATCTGGAAATAAtcacaatttaaaaaacttTAATATTTGTGAATTCGATTATGTAGCAAATTTTAGAGccaatttaataaatccttttataatgaaaaaaaacaatataattgCTAATACTTGTATTGCCACCAATTTGACAACAGAAAAATCGCGATGTTATTTTGTCAGTTATGAATTTGGTGATTATTTAGTtcaagtaaaaaataaaataaaaatggatgatgattataatagtgaagaaattattattgATTCTATAATATCAGAACATGAGAAAAAAgttattgaaaatatgaaaGCACGTTCAAATTATACAATAGATTTTCCTTTATAtcttaataaaatatatccagatatatataatagtgattgtaatatttttaatagatTAAAATGGGTAttaagtatatttttaataccATCATggataataattattttaatatatataataatgtcACAAGAAATATGGAGAcatgaatttttaaatccattacacaaattattattatcaccTTCAATTATAAGATTATCatcttttataattttattaatattttgtaatcttcattgttattattatatgtataataaaattatggaaTATGCTATATTAGCATTTATGACATTAAACACTTTATTTAATACTCTATTTTTTGGTAATCTTTTATTAATCAGTAAGGGATATATGGTAACACGAAGATATTTCAACAAACGAGaatgtttatttttgacATTAGTAATttgctatatatatattttaatatcatttaatCAGCTAAATATTGTAAATGATGCATATATgctaatttatttgtattccTTTTTGTTATGTATACTTGTTGCTAATATAATTTCTATTATAGattttttaagtaaaaaattagcATACGTAAGAGATATAGGAATGTATAATTGGGAGCAATCTATATATACCAAgattaatatgtataaacattatttatgtattgttgttacatttttttcatttgaaaTTAGTTTACATACTCTTAATATTACTTTTAGCGCATTTTCCAGAAACGTTGCTTTAATTCAATATACTATAGAATTTATTATGTGGGCTTccgtattatatatatttagatATCGAGGAgatgttttatattattccaTTTTATATGACAAAATTGCTATTAAAACTATACctttatacatatgtaaTTATAAAGAAGAATTATCAAAAATGACAGAATTTGATATAGACACAAAGAAACAAAAACGTAATACAccaataattattataaatccATTAGAATTCCCAAATCAAAATTTGTTATCATCATTGGATGTCGGATGGATAGTTAGACACCACTACCACCGATTAAACATATGAGAcccaaattttaaaaataaagcaaaGCTATAAAACTAAAGCAATATTAAGTTTTGCACTTGCCGAGTATGACAATGCTTGACTtgcttgttttttttcacccTGTTTTATAAAGGATGTTTccttaaaattaaataatattttactatttttaaaataaatttatttgtttttgtaatttaCTAACCATAAATtcgataatttttttttaatttgccAATTTTCAACCTATTCGCTAGTTATATTAgctactttttttttgtttattaatatttacattttttttatcataacttaaaaattttttagtcAATTTAATTAACAATTGAACATATCCAAAAAGAGGaatgtcttttttttaaaaaaatataaaattgatatTTTTCCTAAAGTGATACGAATAAATGTGTGCATCAAATTTAGTATGACTAGTTCAGGTAGGTAgccatataaattatatcctctttctttattatacaAGCTTCTTCAAATTTACTAGAGTAAGCAATTGGGACATCTTTAGTACATAATCTTACAggtttttttgataaaattgaagaaaaattttcaacaaTTTGAGAATATAATTCAGCTCCTATACCCCCAAAACCTGCAGACTCATCTAaaattaaacatttttttgttttctgtaatgaatatttaattgtttCCAAATCAAAAGGttttaatgaaattaaatCAATAATTTCTACATCGATTCCAATACTACTAAGCTCTTTTGAAGCTTCCACTGCTAAATGTCTAGTGATTCCATAACATAATATAGTTAAATCACTCCCCTTTTTTACAATCTCTGCTTTATCAATAGGTAATGTATATGGTAAAATTGGaatttcttcttctttattatataataatacatgttctaaaaataaaacaggATTATTTTCTCTTATTGCTGACTTTAATAATCCTCTAGCATTAAATGGTGTTGAACATgcaacaattttaattccAGGAATGctcataatatatgattCAATTCTTTGTGAATGTTCAGGGCCTAATTGTTTACCTATTCCTCCTGGTCCTCTAATTACTATAGGTATATTAAATTGCCCATCACACATATATCTTAGCATACATGCATTATTAGATATTTGATTAAAAgctaaaattaaaaaagataaattcATTCCTTCAATTATTGGTCTTAACCCATTTATTGATGATCCTATACCTAAACCCATAAATGCATTTTCACATATTGGTGTATCTAATACTCTTGCAAATCCAAATAAATGTgctaaattttttgttacaTTATATGATCCCCCATATAATCCTACATCTTCTCCTAAAACAAAAACATTCTTATCACGTTTCATTTCTTCATATGTTGCCATATGTAATGCTTCacttatatttctttttactTTAACACTTTCCAACTCtttcttataattttgaacttcatttatatcgaatacatttattttagttAAGCTATTATTTTCGTTTTGCCcccttttaataatattcttatttattccattaaatatatacccACTTTTATTTCCTATACCCATTTTTGATTTACATTCACATCCCAACCATTGCcagacaaaaataaaaacaatcaCTTTCCACATGATCAACAAAAAGGTTACTCTCCTCTCTTTATCCTCGTTTTTCTACCtgtttattctttttttttcaatactTTAAGAAGACATAGAGAGAAAATAAAGCAAGCTTGAATTGCCactatattaaataaataattgcTAAATATGATTAATCCTAAACTAGTATTATTTTgtcaaaataaattgtaaaaaaaaaagtgaaattAATTGTTGtcgaattatatttttttgtatataatcaTACTAAACAAGTATTCCTAATAtgtgtaaaaatatgtatcattattattttttttttttagctagtttatttttttaaattttattttcaactAGTACAACCTTCTTATTGGCATATACTCACTATTCTCACATAACAAAATTTtccataaatatatctaaagttttatttatttttattttacatattatttaagtCTTTAAGCAAAGGTTTTACACACACAgatcaaattaaaaattttttgttgttgtacaggtttttttttttttttttttttcattttttttttgcaatcATAGAAGGTATGCTCTTTTCTCCTTACCACAACTTATACATgcacaataaaaaaaaaatgaaacaaataatttcgattttttcttttataaaattcagATCACTTTAGTGTATGTAGATAATACCATTATGTACAAAAAacacattattttattttattgtattttttgcatcctttttattttcagaACAAATCAGAAATATAAGGAGAAAGCAGAACGAGCACTACCTctataaatgttttattttgttttattttatttttttatgaagaACTACAACAATCCCaagtaaacaaaataaggGGGACACACAACATAAGCACGTTTAAACAATATTAAACTGTCAAAATGAAGtggaaataattaatagaaaatgatataatatatacatatttattaagggtatataataagctgccaatattttcttcccccttgtgtgtgtgtgtaatattataaagtaCATATTGATCTGACATTAGCATAACAATGGTGATAACcttttaaaatgttatgCATGCCCATTAAATAAGCATACATAAAATGGACTAGAAGAATAagaaaattttacaaaatttgaaaatataaagagtaaatatttttatttcaaaaaaattgatattTACACcgttatattattttaaccttcaaaatatattcatacaaaacatagagaaaaaaaaaataactatatgtatatatcattttcttatataaagaatattaGTGAGACAATcttgtattattttacataaatgtatatatatttaataagttTGAAAAATGTATGAGCAAAAAGGATATAcacaattattaatttattcattttctgTTTCTCAGTTttgttaattatttttacttataCAATAGTATAACTTTTGTTGTtgacattaaaaaatgaaaaataaatagcaAAAGAcgataatatgaaaaaattaaattatcttaatatgcatatgaaaaattattttatatatgcattattattttacagagctaaaaaaaaaaaaaataagatatacgtatatataaatatgaggctataaaaattgcaatttggaatatatatttatttt contains:
- a CDS encoding M17 leucyl aminopeptidase, putative — protein: MYLTRLNINSVDKIFEDKINKNIIKRYYFYSLKASKKYNFFPFFISNNIKNKNNYNSDCCEFPSFTTYHYQKFHKDKTHSLVFPKIIKKYYSTNNKENSNISFTKFEKMASKVPQVVSLDPAVLPVNYTTPVDDIKIELKDSGKDSCSFDEGLVLFLVNSASEKENGSLKISSQIKDSKINEFLSNNNDIFNGKIGTHKSFYISNEKNKYVNLSFIRCGGVDEEMTEYEIRKIVSSLVRVVHDNKPASASIIFEIDMNESLFRFFLETVFCEYVVDERFKSSDKSDNKNSSNSGNMKNLQIFLKNYNNNYNKEVEKARTYFMGTYFACQLIAAPSNYCNPVSLANVAVELAEKVNLQCKILGVKELEELKMGSYLSVGKGSMYPHRFIHLTYKGKGDIKKKIALVGKGITFDSGGYNLKAAPGSMIDLMKFDMSGCAAVLGCAYCIGTIKPENIEIHFLSAVCENMVSQNAYRPGDIITASNGKTIEVGNTDAEGRLTLADALIYAENIGVDHIVDIATLTGAMLYSLGTSCAGVFGNDDKLINKILASSKSSNEPVWWLPIIKEYREALNSKIADINNLASCGKASSISASLFLKEFIKSTSWAHLDIAGVAWNFKDRKPKGFGVRLLSEFILNHSI
- a CDS encoding pyruvate dehydrogenase E1 component subunit beta, putative; translation: MGIGNKSGYIFNGINKNIIKRGQNENNSLTKINVFDINEVQNYKKELESVKVKRNISEALHMATYEEMKRDKNVFVLGEDVGLYGGSYNVTKNLAHLFGFARVLDTPICENAFMGLGIGSSINGLRPIIEGMNLSFLILAFNQISNNACMLRYMCDGQFNIPIVIRGPGGIGKQLGPEHSQRIESYIMSIPGIKIVACSTPFNARGLLKSAIRENNPVLFLEHVLLYNKEEEIPILPYTLPIDKAEIVKKGSDLTILCYGITRHLAVEASKELSSIGIDVEIIDLISLKPFDLETIKYSLQKTKKCLILDESAGFGGIGAELYSQIVENFSSILSKKPVRLCTKDVPIAYSSKFEEACIIKKEDIIYMATYLN